CGGCGCCGAGCAGCGCGAGTGTGCGGGTGCAGACCGGGCCGGCGATCACCCGCGTGAGATCGAGGACGCGGATGCCGGTGAGCGGATGCGACGACGATCCGGAGAGGACCTCGCGCCGAGGGTCTGCGGTGCCGATCGGACGGATGTCGAGGAGCGGCGTCTGCCGGAGCCGCGCATCGGCGGCCGGATCCTCGTTCGACACCGCGACGGCGAGGCCGCCTGCGGCGCTGATCGACTCGATGGCCTCCGCGGATGTCCGTCCGGCGAGGGCATCGCGCACGTCGGCGGCGTCGGCTGTGCTGCCGAGCCGGAGCCCCGCGCGCAGGCCGGTGGCGTGATGGGGGTAGTTCCCGTGGGTGCGGATCCATCCGTCTGCTGTCCGCCAGAACCCGGAGAGCGCGGCCCAGACCGGGGGAGCGGTGCCGTCGATCGTCAGGACACGATCGCTCCGGTACGCCATGGCGATGCGGGCCGGATCCATCGCCGACGGATGCCGGCCTGCCGCGAGCGTCGCCAGACCGACGCTCGCCCAGGCGAGGTCGCCGGTGGCGACTCGAGAAGGGAGCGGGACTTCGCCGGTGCCCGAGGCGAGCTCGCCGAGGATGCGGGGGTCGCCGCCGAGCTCGGTCCAGACACGGGAGAGGAGGGCGAGGCCGGCACTCATCCGGCGTCCTCGTCGGAGCATCGGCGGGCACTGCGGACGGACGGGATGAGCATGGCGCGATCGTACTCCTGGCGTCTCCGCAGACGGAAAACCGCCCTGATCCGGGTAAACCGCCGGAGGACGACGGACGACACGCCCGGGCGTACCGCCTCGATTTGCCAGAACCCCGGAATCCACGTAACTTATTACTTGTTCGCCCCACAGGGAAGCGGAGAAGCCCAGAGCTTCACCCCCCTCAAGCGGAGAACCACTCCCGATCCTCTCTCTTGAGAGATCAGACGCTTGCGTCTAGGATGGGAGGTCCACCCCTTCTGCAGCTGGAATCGGCTGCGCAGCGGATCTTCGATCCGCGCCGCGCGCTGATTTGACAAGCGAGTCGGGATGGCTAAGATAGAGAAGTTGCCCTTCGGGCCTGGCTGTGATGGCTGGGTCGTGGGAGCATCCGATCCTTGAGAACTCAACAGCGTGCACTTGTCAAATGCCAAATTATCCTCGTTCAGTCGTTTTTCGGCTGGGTGAGAATTCCTTTGGATCAAAGACCAGCCCCTTGGGGGTTGGCATTCGGATGAAGTCAGCAATGAATTTGTCTCTTTGGTCAGCATCAAACTCGCTGCGTCATCGTTTTCCCGAT
This genomic interval from Microbacterium sp. LWH11-1.2 contains the following:
- a CDS encoding CoA transferase yields the protein MSAGLALLSRVWTELGGDPRILGELASGTGEVPLPSRVATGDLAWASVGLATLAAGRHPSAMDPARIAMAYRSDRVLTIDGTAPPVWAALSGFWRTADGWIRTHGNYPHHATGLRAGLRLGSTADAADVRDALAGRTSAEAIESISAAGGLAVAVSNEDPAADARLRQTPLLDIRPIGTADPRREVLSGSSSHPLTGIRVLDLTRVIAGPVCTRTLALLGADVLRVDPPGLPEPEWQHLDTGHGKRSTLLDARSARFEELLAGADVVVLGYRPAALARLGLDPPSLARRHPGLIVAQLSAWGMDHPQRAGFDSLVQAESGIALIESPDGERPGALPAQALDHSAGYLLAAAVTMLRRRRAREGGSWWVQTSLRRVAAELLGMPRRAEPDDEVALDPAPHVARFPVGDTELVTARPALPGFEFAAPHPWGADQPRW